A region from the Rosa rugosa chromosome 6, drRosRugo1.1, whole genome shotgun sequence genome encodes:
- the LOC133716418 gene encoding putative F-box protein At4g17565 — MCTKKRRPRSRWSELPTELLELIMKKLASVDILLFEAVCSCWNQAAKSYISAPYFTLDMPQTPWLMIPGGEENHVHTRRFFNLAEFKYYTIKNAFGDIPDAWCVGSSHGWLVLTEDKGTACLLNPFSGDRIELPSIWTLHPVISKDYIAKAVTSCKPPSSSSSSSSKDFVVAIILYSNMWITQLAFHRHGDDSWTGFGQKRTVYHDGMFHSTTGHFFALATDCSVEVWDLRKCFPIKTLHLQPFRHRQLNNDDDFKFDIQNYLVESLGELLLVRRFVVSKFFYHKDLYPDVSRPYRTSHFYIYRQKSTSKGFEWEKVESLKRTHSMSLSSRNFTECEENSIYFTDDRWEMNPNKCLSGKKRIGCGGHDLGVYNVKDNSMKPMPCYLTFDRWIINPPPFWIVPDIIHGFGNGS; from the coding sequence ATGTGCACTAAAAAGAGAAGACCAAGGTCAAGGTGGTCTGAGCTCCCTACTGAACTACTAGAGTTGATCATGAAAAAGCTTGCTTCTGTGGACATCCTTCTCTTTGAAGCTGTCTGTTCTTGTTGGAATCAAGCTGCAAAATCTTATATCTCTGCCCCATATTTCACACTCGACATGCCTCAAACCCCATGGCTTATGATTCCTGGTGGTGAAGAAAACCATGTCCATACTCGCCGCTTCTTCAACCTCGCAGAGTTCAAGTACTACACTATTAAAAACGCGTTTGGAGATATTCCTGATGCCTGGTGTGTCGGTTCGTCACATGGGTGGCTGGTCCTTACGGAGGATAAAGGAACTGCTTGTCTTTTAAATCCGTTTTCTGGAGATAGGATTGAACTCCCATCAATATGGACACTGCATCCAGTCATAAGCAAGGATTATATCGCCAAAGCTGTCACCTCCTGCAAGCCACCATCGTCGTCATCCTCGTCTTCCAGTAAGGACTTCGTTGTTGCAATAATACTCTACTCTAATATGTGGATAACGCAACTTGCTTTCCATAGGCATGGAGACGACTCATGGACTGGCTTCGGCCAGAAGCGTACTGTCTATCATGACGGTATGTTCCACAGTACTACTGGTCATTTTTTTGCATTGGCAACCGATTGCTCAGTTGAGGTTTGGGACTTGCGGAAATGTTTTCCCATAAAAACACTTCATCTGCAACCTTTTCGACACCGCCAATTAAACAATGACGATGATTTCAAATTTGATATTCAGAATTATTTGGTGGAGTCCTTGGGTGAACTTTTGTTGGTGAGGCGATTTGTAGTGTCGAAGTTTTTTTATCATAAGGACCTATACCCCGATGTTAGTCGTCCCTATAGAACCTCTCACTTTTATATCTACAGGCAAAAGTCCACTAGCAAAGGGTTCGAGTGGGAGAAGGTGGAAAGTTTGAAGAGAACTCATTCAATGTCTTTATCTTCCCGGAACTTTACAGAATGTGAAGAGAACTCAATCTACTTCACAGATGATAGGTGGGAAATGAACCCTAATAAATGCTTATCTGGTAAGAAGAGAATTGGCTGTGGGGGTCATGATCTTGGAGTGTACAACGTGAAAGATAATAGTATGAAGCCAATGCCATGTTATTTGACATTTGATCGCTGGATTATAAATCCACCACCCTTTTGGATTGTTCCTGATATAATCCATGGTTTTGGTAATGGAAGCTGA
- the LOC133716419 gene encoding putative F-box protein At4g17565 yields MVITKKRRPRSRWSELPTELLELIMKKLASVDILRFEAVCSCWNQAAKSYISAPYFTLDIPQTPWLMIPGGEENHVHTRRFFNLAEFKYYTIKNALGDIPDAWCVGSSHGWLVLTEEKGTACLLNPFSGDRIELPSIWTLHPVISKDYIAKAVTSSKPPSSSSSSDFVVAIILYSNTWITQLAFHRHGDDAWTGFGQKGTVYHDGMFHSTSGHFFALATDCSVEVWDLRKCFPIKTLHLQPFRHRQLNNDDDFKFDIQNYLVESLGEILLVRRFIVTKIFYHKALPDVIRPYRTSHFYIYRQKSTSLGFEWEKVESLHNRAVFLGGNHSMSLSSRNFPECEENSIYFTDHRWEMNPNKCLSGKKRIGCGGHDLGVYNVKDNIMKPMPCYLTFDRWIINPPPFWIVPDIIHGFGNGS; encoded by the coding sequence ATGGTGATCACTAAAAAGAGAAGACCAAGGTCAAGGTGGTCTGAGCTCCCTACAGAACTACTAGAGTTGATCATGAAAAAGCTTGCTTCTGTGGACATACTTCGCTTTGAAGCTGTCTGTTCTTGTTGGAATCAAGCTGCAAAATCTTATATCTCTGCCCCATATTTCACACTCGACATTCCTCAAACCCCATGGCTTATGATTCCTGGTGGTGAAGAAAACCATGTCCATACTCGCCGCTTCTTCAACCTCGCAGAGTTCAAGTACTACACTATCAAAAACGCGTTGGGAGATATTCCTGATGCCTGGTGTGTCGGTTCATCACATGGGTGGCTGGTCCTTACGGAGGAGAAAGGAACTGCTTGTCTTTTAAATCCATTTTCTGGAGATAGGATTGAACTCCCATCAATATGGACACTGCATCCAGTCATAAGCAAGGATTATATCGCCAAAGCTGTCACCTCCTCCAAGCCACCATCGTCGTCATCCTCGTCGGACTTCGTTGTTGCAATAATACTCTACTCTAATACGTGGATAACGCAACTTGCTTTCCATAGGCATGGAGACGACGCATGGACTGGCTTCGGCCAGAAGGGTACTGTCTATCATGACGGTATGTTCCACAGTACTAGTGGTCATTTTTTTGCATTGGCAACCGATTGCTCAGTTGAGGTTTGGGACTTGAGGAAATGTTTTCCCATAAAAACACTTCATCTGCAACCTTTTCGACACCGCCAATTAAACAATGACGATGATTTCAAATTTGATATTCAGAATTATTTGGTGGAGTCCTTGGGTGAAATTTTGTTGGTGAGGCGATTTATAGTGACGAAAATTTTTTATCATAAGGCCCTACCCGATGTTATTCGTCCCTATAGAACCTCTCACTTTTATATCTACAGGCAAAAGTCCACTAGCTTAGGGTTCGAGTGGGAGAAAGTGGAAAGTTTGCACAATCGGGCTGTGTTTCTGGGTGGAAATCATTCAATGTCGTTATCTTCCCGGAACTTTCCAGAATGTGAAGAGAACTCAATTTACTTCACAGATCATAGGTGGGAAATGAACCCTAATAAATGCTTATCTGGTAAGAAGAGAATTGGCTGTGGGGGTCATGATCTTGGAGTGTACAACGTGAAAGATAATATTATGAAGCCAATGCCATGTTATTTGACATTTGATCGCTGGATTATAAATCCACCACCCTTTTGGATTGTTCCTGATATAATCCATGGTTTTGGTAATGGAAGCTGA